The Providencia rettgeri genome includes a window with the following:
- the thiQ_1 gene encoding Thiamine import ATP-binding protein ThiQ has product MIKLTQLDYQYDNLTMSFDFSVQFGESVAVMGPSGAGKSTLLSLISGFQFPNNGTIELNGEDHTFSPPAKRPVSMLFQENNLFSHLTIRQNIGLGLQPNLRLNKTQIQQVEQMASRVSLSECLDRLPVQLSGGNDNVRH; this is encoded by the coding sequence ATGATTAAATTGACTCAGCTAGATTACCAATACGACAACCTGACAATGTCGTTTGATTTTTCTGTTCAATTTGGTGAATCTGTTGCTGTTATGGGGCCTAGTGGTGCAGGGAAAAGTACGCTATTAAGTTTGATTAGCGGCTTTCAATTCCCCAATAATGGTACGATTGAGCTTAATGGCGAAGACCATACCTTTAGCCCCCCCGCTAAGCGCCCTGTTTCTATGCTATTTCAAGAAAATAATTTATTTTCACACCTGACGATCCGGCAAAATATTGGCCTTGGGTTACAACCCAATTTGCGCCTCAATAAAACGCAAATTCAGCAAGTTGAGCAAATGGCGAGTCGTGTCAGCCTGAGCGAATGTTTAGATAGGTTACCGGTGCAACTGTCGGGGGGCAACGACAACGTGCGGCATTAG
- the thiQ_2 gene encoding Thiamine import ATP-binding protein ThiQ, with the protein MIRNQPILLLDEPFSALDPALRREMLLLLKEICAEKSITLLMVSHNVDDALQIAPRTLVIAEGKIAYDGDTQSLLQGQSAASALLSITAVSNN; encoded by the coding sequence ATGATCCGTAATCAACCGATTTTACTGCTCGATGAACCCTTTTCTGCTCTCGACCCTGCATTACGCCGAGAAATGCTACTATTACTCAAGGAAATTTGTGCGGAGAAATCAATCACGCTGTTAATGGTTTCTCATAATGTTGATGATGCCCTACAAATTGCCCCGAGAACACTGGTTATTGCAGAGGGCAAAATTGCTTACGATGGCGATACCCAAAGCCTATTACAAGGGCAAAGTGCAGCATCTGCTTTATTGAGTATTACAGCCGTTTCTAATAATTAG
- the polB gene encoding DNA polymerase II, with the protein MTQLIAPAERGFILSRHWRDTRHGVEVSYWLLTDNQPQKVTVPYQKAIGFLAESQFPRVKHLLDEQPNITYRLLELIDFKREKVYAIYCHQYRQLQNLEKNCNELGVELLETDIRPSERYLMERFIAASVWFSRNQQGEFQLKPCEGYRPLVKAVSLDIETSQHGELYSIGLSGCGDNVVFMLGPEQGPALSAEHRLIYVNSRPQLLHKLNEWLHQYDPDAIIGWNLIQFDLQVLQKHAERYGIPLLFGRQSKKLEWREHGFKQGVFFAAAEGRLIIDGIDALKAATWSFPSFSLESVAQALLGEGKAIDTPYDRMDEINRRFAHDKPALAHYNIQDCILVHRIFEKTDLMAFLQERSTVTGLAVDKMGGSVAAFSHLYIPRLHRLGFVAPNLTEQIMQLNPGGFVMDSEPGLYDSVLVLDYKSLYPSIIRTFLIDPAGMIDGLAHPNLAHSVPGFRQAWFSRTTHCLPDIVSHIWQERDKAKKEHNAPLSQALKIIMNAFAGVLGAEGCRFFDPRLTASITMRGHEIMRTTKRLIESQGYQVIYGDTDSTFVWLRDAHNEEQAQKIGFALRDYVNSWWKKHLAEEWQLEGVLELEYETHYRRFLMPTVRGAEMGSKKRYAGLSKDTMVFRGLETIRSDWTPLAQIFQKELYTRIFYHQPYREYIREYVQNIRSGQYDDRLVYRKRLRRKLTDYQKNVPPHVRAARTADDYNLKLQRPLQYQNGGWINYIITQAGPEPLEIITAKPDYEHYISKQIKPIADAILPFLQDDFDTLLTGQITLLF; encoded by the coding sequence ATGACCCAACTCATCGCCCCAGCGGAAAGAGGCTTTATCCTTAGCCGGCACTGGAGAGACACCCGTCACGGTGTCGAGGTCTCTTATTGGCTACTCACTGATAACCAACCACAAAAGGTCACTGTTCCATATCAAAAAGCGATTGGTTTTTTAGCTGAATCTCAATTTCCTCGAGTAAAACACCTATTAGATGAACAACCCAATATTACCTATCGGCTTCTTGAATTAATTGATTTTAAACGTGAAAAGGTCTATGCGATTTATTGCCACCAATATCGACAATTACAGAACCTTGAAAAAAATTGCAACGAATTGGGTGTTGAATTATTAGAAACCGATATTCGCCCAAGTGAACGGTATCTAATGGAACGCTTTATCGCGGCCTCTGTCTGGTTTTCTCGAAATCAGCAAGGGGAGTTTCAACTAAAACCTTGCGAAGGCTACCGCCCCTTAGTCAAGGCCGTTTCCCTTGATATCGAAACCAGCCAACATGGTGAACTCTATTCTATAGGGCTGTCTGGCTGTGGTGACAACGTGGTATTTATGTTGGGGCCAGAACAAGGGCCTGCATTGAGCGCTGAACATCGCTTAATCTATGTGAATAGCCGCCCGCAATTACTTCATAAACTCAATGAATGGCTTCACCAATACGACCCTGATGCCATCATTGGTTGGAACCTAATCCAATTCGACCTACAAGTATTACAAAAACATGCAGAGCGTTATGGCATCCCCTTATTGTTTGGCCGGCAAAGCAAAAAGCTGGAATGGCGAGAGCATGGATTTAAACAAGGCGTCTTTTTTGCCGCTGCTGAAGGCCGGTTAATTATTGATGGTATCGATGCATTAAAAGCAGCGACCTGGAGTTTTCCATCATTTAGTTTAGAGTCTGTCGCCCAAGCGCTACTTGGTGAAGGTAAAGCGATTGATACCCCTTATGACCGAATGGATGAGATCAACCGTCGTTTCGCTCACGATAAACCTGCTTTAGCTCACTACAATATTCAGGACTGTATTTTAGTCCATCGAATCTTTGAAAAAACCGATTTAATGGCTTTCTTGCAGGAACGTTCAACGGTAACAGGTCTTGCTGTTGATAAAATGGGGGGCTCTGTAGCTGCATTCTCACACCTTTATATTCCCCGCTTACACCGACTTGGTTTCGTTGCGCCCAACCTCACAGAACAAATAATGCAACTGAACCCCGGGGGCTTTGTCATGGACTCCGAACCCGGGTTATATGACTCCGTATTAGTTTTGGACTACAAAAGCCTATATCCTTCAATTATTAGAACTTTTCTCATCGACCCTGCAGGTATGATTGACGGGTTAGCACACCCTAACCTTGCACATTCGGTTCCCGGTTTTCGCCAAGCTTGGTTTTCTCGCACAACCCACTGTTTACCCGATATTGTCAGCCATATCTGGCAAGAGCGGGATAAAGCCAAAAAAGAGCATAATGCACCACTATCCCAAGCGCTAAAAATTATTATGAACGCATTTGCTGGAGTATTAGGAGCTGAAGGATGCCGTTTTTTTGACCCAAGACTGACCGCATCAATCACCATGCGTGGCCATGAAATTATGCGTACAACCAAACGCTTGATTGAGTCACAGGGTTACCAAGTTATTTATGGAGATACCGACTCCACGTTTGTATGGTTACGTGATGCTCACAATGAAGAACAAGCGCAAAAAATTGGCTTTGCTTTACGTGATTACGTAAATAGTTGGTGGAAAAAACATTTAGCAGAAGAATGGCAATTAGAAGGCGTTTTAGAGCTCGAGTATGAAACCCATTACCGCAGATTTTTGATGCCCACCGTACGTGGTGCCGAAATGGGGAGCAAAAAGCGCTATGCAGGATTGAGTAAAGACACCATGGTATTTAGAGGGCTGGAAACCATTCGTTCAGACTGGACACCATTAGCTCAAATATTCCAAAAAGAGCTCTATACCCGTATTTTTTATCACCAACCTTACCGTGAATATATTCGTGAGTATGTCCAAAATATTCGTTCGGGCCAATATGATGACCGTTTAGTTTATCGTAAGCGTCTGCGCCGAAAATTGACTGATTACCAAAAAAATGTTCCTCCGCATGTTCGAGCCGCTCGTACTGCTGATGACTATAATTTAAAATTACAGCGCCCTTTGCAATACCAAAATGGCGGTTGGATAAACTATATTATTACTCAGGCGGGGCCTGAACCATTGGAAATCATCACGGCAAAACCGGATTACGAACATTATATATCCAAACAAATCAAACCGATAGCAGATGCTATCTTGCCTTTCTTACAGGATGACTTTGATACCCTGCTAACTGGGCAAATTACCCTTTTGTTTTAA